The following coding sequences lie in one Arachis ipaensis cultivar K30076 chromosome B03, Araip1.1, whole genome shotgun sequence genomic window:
- the LOC107630651 gene encoding ABC transporter I family member 6, chloroplastic has translation MGLLSLTFHPSPAFNPSIFTLPPHRYHRPSSLAVRATSAAGTPQPLLQVNDLRAKILESGVEILHGVNLTVNEGEVHAIMGKNGSGKSTFAKVLVGHPDYEVTGGSVVFKGENLLEMEPEERSLAGLFMSFQSPVEIPGVSNDEFLVMAYNARRRKLGLPELGPLECFSYLMEKLQLVNMKPDFLNRNVNEGFSGGERKRNEILQLAVLGADLAILDEIDSGLDVDALRDVASAVNRIRAPKNSLMMITHYRRILDLLNPTHVHVMDKGKIARTGDISIVETIETEGYETVAALT, from the exons ATGGGACTCTTATCACTTACATTCCATCCTTCTCCCGCTTTCAATCCCTCGATTTTTACGCTTCCTCCCCACCGCTACCACCGCCCTTCTTCACTCGCCGTCAGAGCCACTTCCGCCGCCGGCACCCCGCAGCCTCTTCTCCAAGTCAATGACCTGAGGGCGAAGATCCTGGAATCCGGCGTCGAGATTCTCCACGGCGTCAACCTCACGGTCAACGAGGGAGAGGTTCACGCCATCATGGGAAAGAACGGTTCCGGGAAAAGCACTTTTGCTAAG GTTCTTGTGGGTCACCCTGATTATGAGGTTACTGGAGGCAGTGTTGTGTTCAAAGGGGAGAATTTGCTTGAAATGGAACCCGAGGAGCGGTCACTAGCTGGTCTTTTTATGAGTTTCCAGTCCCCTGTTGAGATTCCTGGTGTTTCTAATGATGAGTTTTTGGTCATGGCATATAATGCACGGAGGAGAAAGCTTGGCCTCCCTGAGCTTGGACCACTCGAG TGCTTCTCTTACCTGATGGAGAAACTCCAGCTTGTTAACATGAAGCCGGACTTCCTCAATAGGAATGTCAATGAAGGATTCAGTGGTGGAGAACGCAAACGCAATGAAATTTTGCAGCTTGCG GTTTTGGGGGCAGACTTGGCTATTCTGGACGAAATTGATTCTGGATTGGATGTTGATGCACTCAGAGATGTTGCAAGTGCGGTCAATCGTATACGTGCCCCAAAGAATTCTTTGATGATGATAACACACTATCGAAGAATACTGGATCTTTTAAATCCCACACATGTCCATGTTATG GACAAAGGGAAAATTGCGAGGACAGGCGACATATCCATTGTAGAAACTATTGAGACTGAGGGATATGAAACAGTTGCAGCTTTGACCTAA
- the LOC107630650 gene encoding homeobox-DDT domain protein RLT3 yields METEEGENGVIVPPRSGAGKSLFGIAAAASRRMQQQQRHREKENSNAPSPSTYDMAVTGRVSRKKKHKRLQEFFTTDYDNLRSDGPPIGLEFDYLPSRSESYTPSYVEDYGPAKMRKFLFPQVSKSACGSHPSFNKKTSVKKHGMGKGLMTVWRATNPYAEDLPNDFDFDSREQGTHLVSKSMVQKPVRENRRNKTQHRINKSQDKRKLSIQRQMGKSNLYVTQNQSLKEKCELEVDSAIFEEGFDQISMLVDDEELEMREFRAGTNMLLCSDHLAASGMFGCALCKDVLVKFPPDTVKMKKPICLQPWDSSPEIVKKLFKVFHFLYTYATVVNICPFTLDEFVQAFHDKDSVLIGKTHIALLSLLLSDIEVELTNGFSPHLNKSCNFLALLHSVESQEYSVDCWRSSLNALTWVEILRQVLVASGFGSKQGALRREALSKELNLFVNYGLHPGTLKGELFKILSERGNNGCKVSELANLKQIVELYLDGTTGDLESLICSTLSSDITLFEKISPSAYRVRMSTVTKDIDDSQSDMEDAGSVDDEINYNDTFSSDDDFENDSRGGNMRKLKCANGHKTKNNMLKVYTEIDESHPGEIWLLGLMESEYSDLKIEEKLNALAALTDLLSSGSSIRMKDPTKITADCHSSIQHGSGAKIKRASSIKKPGPFWYQIGQMQHAKELNSSFLPCPVDSTSLISNSSNQGEKEKGSIDSHPIQSVFLGSDRRYNRYWLFLGPCNADDPGHRRVYFESSEDGHWEVIDTEEALCALLSVLDDRGKREAHLIESLEKRQASLCRFMSRIKVNSTGMGSMLHSDQSELDMVSEDSYSPVSDVDNLNLIETAKDTLPSAGAVIIEAGKKGEEQVQKWLRAQGYDSWIWGSFYLDLNVVKYGRRSYLDSLAKCLTCHDLYWRDERHCRICHTTFELDFDLEERYAIHRATCCQKEDVNTFPNHKVLSSQIQSLKAAIYAIESVMPEDALVGAWRKSAHKLWVKRLRRTSSLVELLQVLSDFVGAINKHWLFECNLPDKVVQEIIAYFALMPHTSSALALWLVKLDAIIAPYLDRGRPQKKQGIGNHGHC; encoded by the exons ATGGAGACGGAGGAGGGAGAAAATGGAGTGATCGTGCCACCTCGTTCCGGTGCTGGTAAAAGCCTGTTCGGAATCGCCGCCGCAGCTTCTAGAAGGATGCAACAACAGCAACGGCATAGAGAGAAGGAGAACTCTAACGCTCCTTCGCCTTCAACTTACGATATGGCTGTAACAGGGAGAGTTAGTAGAAAGAAGAAGCATAAGCGTCTTCAGGAATTTTTTACAACGGACTATGATAATTTGAGGAGCGATGGTCCTCCTATTGGTCTCGAATTTGATTATCTTCCTTCTC GGTCAGAGAGTTACACTCCTTCATATGTAGAGGACTACGGGCCCGCCAAAATGAGAAAG TTCCTTTTTCCTCAGGTTTCCAAGAGTGCATGTGGAAGTCACCCAAGCTTTAATAAGAAAACATCAGTGAAGAAACATGGTATGGGCAAAGGTTTGATGACAGTCTGGAGGGCAACCAATCCTTATGCTGAAGACCTTCCAAATGACTTTGATTTTGATAGCCGAGAGCAAGGCACTCATCTAGTCTCAAAGTCTATGGTACAGAAACCAGTTCGTGAGAACAGAAGAAATAAAACACAGCACAGGATAAATAAGTCTCAGGACAAGAGGAAACTTTCCATACAAAGACAAATG GGGAAATCTAATCTATATGTAACTCAGAACCAGTCATTGAAGGAAAAATGTGAACTTGAGGTGGATAGCGCAATATTTGAGGAGGGATTTGATCAAATTTCAATGTTAGTCGATGATGAGGAGCTTGAGATGAGAGAGTTCCGAGCAGGAACCAATATGCTGTTGTGTTCTGATCATCTTGCTGCAAGTGGAATGTTTGGTTGCGCACTCTGCAAAG ATGTGCTAGTTAAGTTCCCCCCAGATACTGTCAAAATGAAGAAACCTATCTGTTTGCAACCTTGGGATTCCTCTCCAGAAATTGTGAAGAAATTATTTAAG GTTTTTCATTTCCTTTATACATATGCTACAGTAGTCAATATATGCCCATTCACTCTGGATGAGTTTGTTCAAGCATTTCATGATAAG GactcagttttaattggaaagACTCACATAGCCCTTCTCTCACTTCTTCTATCTGACATTGAAGTGGAGCTTACCAATGGTTTTTCACCTCATTTAAATAAGTCCTGCAATTTTCTTGCATTGCTTCATTCA GTTGAAAGTCAAGAATATTCTGTAGACTGCTGGAGAAGTTCTCTGAATGCTCTTACTTGGGTTGAAATACTTCGTCAAGTGCTTGTTGCTTCTGGATTTGGTTCAAAGCAAGGGGCCTTACGAAGAGAGGCACTTAGCAAG GAGTTGAATCTTTTTGTAAACTATGGCCTACACCCTGGCACCTTGAAGGGAGAGTTGTTTAAAATCTTGTCAGAGCGAGGAAACAATGGATGCAAGGTATCTGAGCTAGCAAACTTAAAACAG ATTGTAGAATTATACCTTGATGGCACAACTGGGGACCTGGAATCTTTAATATGTTCCACACTTTCAAGTGATATTACTTTATTTGAAAAGATTTCACCATCTGCATATCGTGTGCGTATGAGCACTGTTACGAAGGACATAGATGATTCTCAATCAGATATGGAGGATGCTGGGAGTGTTGATGATGAAATCAATTACAATGATACGTTTAGCAGTGATGATGATTTTGAAAATGATTCAAGAGGCGGCAACATGAGAAAACTGAAGTGTGCTAACGGTCATAAAACCAAGAATAATATGCTGAAAGTATATACTGAAATTGATGAGAGCCATCCAGGAGAAATATGGTTGTTAGGACTGATGGAGAGTGAATATTCAGATttgaaaattgaagaaaaattgaaTGCTTTGGCTGCTCTAACTGATCTTCTTTCCTCTGGTTCCAGCATCAGGATGAAG GACCCAACAAAAATCACAGCTGACTGCCATTCGAGCATCCAACATGGTTCTGGAGCAAAAATAAAAAGAGCATCGTCAATAAAGAAGCCGGGACCATTTTGGTACCAGATTGGACAAATGCAACATGCAAAAGAATTGAACTCATCTTTTCTACCATGTCCAGTAGATTCCACATCCTTAATCTCAAATTCCAGTAACCAGGGGGAGAAGGAAAAAGGGTCCATTGATTCACATCCCATTCAATCAGTATTTTTGGGATCTGATCGTCGCTACAATAGATACTGGCTTTTCCTCGGCCCTTGTAATGCTGATGATCCTGGCCACAGGAGGGTTTACTTTGAATCTTCTGAAGATGGTCACTGGGAAGTGATTGATACTGAAGAG GCCTTATGTGCCTTGCTATCAGTGTTAGATGATAGAGGGAAACGGGAGGCTCATCTCATTGAATCTCTGGAAAAGCGGCAAGCATCTCTATGCAGATTTATGTCTAGGATTAAGGTTAACAGTACTGGAATGGGTTCTATGTTGCATTCTGATCAATCTGAGCTGGATATGGTTTCAGAAGACAGTTATTCCCCGGTATCTGATGTAGACAATCTGAATCTGATTGAGACTGCAAAAGACACACTACCTTCAGCAGGGGCTGTGATTATTGAAGCTGGAAAGAAGGGTGAGGAACAAGTGCAAAAGTGGCTCCGTGCTCAAGGATATGATTCTTGGATTTGGGGATCCTTTTATTTAGATCTTAACGTTGTAAAATATGGTAGAAGGTCTTATCTTGATTCTCTAGCGAAATGTCTGACTTGTCATGATCTTTATTGGAGAGACGAGAGACACTGCAGGATTTGCCATACCACATTTGAGCTTGATTTTGATCTAGAAGAGAGATACGCCATTCACAGAGCTACATGCTGTCAGAAAGAGGATGTTAATACATTTCCAAATCATAAAGTTCTATCATCACAGATTCAATCACTGAAAGCTGCAATTTATGCTATTGAG TCTGTTATGCCTGAAGATGCCTTGGTAGGTGCTTGGAGGAAATCTGCTCATAAGCTATGGGTTAAACGACTCAGGCGCACTTCATCTTTAGTTGAGCTTTTGCAG GTTCTCTCTGATTTCGTTGGTGCAATAAACAAGCACTGGCTGTTTGAGTGCAACTTACCAGATAAAGTTGTTCAAGAAATCATTGCATATTTTGCATTAATGCCCCATACATCATCAGCCCTTGCTCTCTGGTTGGTGAAGTTAGATGCCATAATTGCTCCCTACCTTGACAGAGGTCGTCCTCAGAAGAAGCAGGGAATCG GCAATCATGGTCATTGCTGA
- the LOC110269482 gene encoding pentatricopeptide repeat-containing protein At3g14730-like — MSNAFKVFNYSTDLDKNVFAYNAVIVGFVGNGLSLDGFLVYKRMRHLGVTPDKYTFSCVIRACVEDLEVKKIHGFLFKFGFELDVLVGSALINTYMKFGLVMDAHEMFEELPLRDLVLWNSMLNGYVFGGDFEYVSKYAVLDEPTAVAQRCRNILHTRGRCRLLVLLLMV; from the coding sequence ATGAGCAATGCCTTCAAGGTCTTCAACTACTCCACCGATCTTGATAAGAATGTCTTCGCCTACAATGCTGTCATTGTTGGATTTGTTGGGAATGGGCTTTCCTTGGATGGCTTCTTGGTTTACAAGCGAATGCGCCATCTGGGTGTCACTCCGGATAAGTACACATTCTCGTGTGTGATAAGAGCCTGTGTGGAGGATTTGGAGGTTAAGAAGATTCATGGATTTTTGTTTAAGTTTGGATTCGAGTTGGATGTGCTTGTGGGGAGTGCTCTGATTAATACTTATATGAAATTTGGgttggtgatggatgcacatgaGATGTTTGAGGAATTGCCTCTTAGAGATTTGGTACTTTGGAACTCAATGCTCAATGGGTATGTATTTGGCGGTGACTTCGAATATGTTTCCAAATATGCTGTATTGGATGAACCTACCGCTGTGGCTCAACGTTGCCGGAATATTCTCCACACCCGTGGGCGCTGCCGGCTGCTGGTGCTGCTATTGATGGTCTAA